From one Bacteroides fragilis NCTC 9343 genomic stretch:
- a CDS encoding beta-N-acetylglucosaminidase, with translation MKIKRLYLLGAWLLLGVSASAQITSIQPQPQQVLSQARNLSLPDTYLIVGDTEANTHAVSALKTLLAGKHSDKNGFRIYIGEKGDKAIRKFARQIPNHKEGYYLAINDKEIVLAGQDERGTFYALQTLAQLLNDNQLPVVEIKDYPSVRFRGVVEGFYGTPWSHEARLRQLKFYGENKMNTYIYGPKDDPYHSSPNWRLPYPEKEALQLQELVKVANENEVDFVWAIHPGQDIKWNQEDRDLLLAKFEKMYDLGVRSFAVFFDDISGEGTNPNKQAELLNYIDEKFVKVKPDVTPLVMCPTEYNKSWSNPKGNYLTTLGEKLNPSIQIMWTGDRVISDITKDGIAWINARIKRPAYIWWNFPVSDYVRDHLLLGPVYGNDTQIADQMSGFVTNPMEHAEASKIAIYSVADYAWNPEKYNSEQTWKDAIRTILPSAADELEFFAAHNSDLGPNGHKYRRDESVELQPLSQRFLDSYLKNGSYTEADFNALEATFGKMVESGDILMTNTGNRPLIVEMMPWLRQFKLLGETGQEVLAMAKAYKKGDNSLFIRKYRHVKALQQQMFQVDQTYNQNPYQPGVKTATKVIKPLIDQTFTTVTERYNKEHGTQLDAATDYMPHKLVSDVEQLRNQPLQIKTNRVLVSPANEVIKWGAGCTLTIELDQAYPGENLDIDFGKPDVAAWGQLEISADGKEWQKVDFKQEKNRITLNLKQTPVKAVRFSNVGNAEQEVYLRRFMITLDK, from the coding sequence ATGAAGATTAAACGACTCTACTTACTGGGAGCCTGGCTCCTTTTGGGCGTCAGTGCTTCGGCCCAAATCACAAGTATTCAACCACAACCACAGCAGGTCCTTTCACAAGCCCGAAACCTGAGCTTACCGGACACCTATCTGATTGTTGGAGATACAGAGGCAAACACACATGCCGTCAGTGCCCTGAAAACCCTGCTTGCCGGAAAGCATTCGGATAAAAACGGGTTTCGCATCTATATCGGTGAAAAAGGGGACAAAGCTATCCGCAAATTCGCCCGACAGATTCCTAATCACAAAGAAGGCTATTATTTGGCCATCAATGATAAAGAGATTGTCTTAGCCGGCCAGGACGAAAGGGGAACTTTCTATGCCTTGCAGACGTTAGCACAGTTACTGAATGACAATCAACTTCCTGTAGTAGAAATCAAAGACTACCCTTCAGTCCGTTTCCGCGGTGTAGTCGAAGGATTTTACGGAACCCCCTGGAGCCACGAAGCCCGTCTCCGTCAGTTGAAGTTCTACGGAGAGAATAAAATGAATACCTATATCTATGGGCCTAAAGATGATCCATACCACAGTTCTCCCAACTGGCGCCTGCCATATCCCGAAAAAGAGGCCCTCCAATTACAGGAGTTGGTAAAAGTAGCCAATGAGAACGAAGTGGACTTTGTATGGGCTATTCATCCGGGACAAGACATCAAATGGAACCAGGAAGACCGCGATCTGCTACTGGCAAAATTCGAAAAAATGTACGATCTGGGAGTCCGTTCGTTCGCTGTATTCTTTGACGATATCTCGGGAGAAGGCACCAATCCGAACAAGCAAGCCGAACTGTTGAACTATATCGACGAGAAATTCGTAAAGGTAAAACCGGATGTCACTCCTTTGGTCATGTGTCCTACAGAATACAATAAAAGCTGGTCGAATCCCAAGGGAAATTATCTGACTACCTTAGGAGAAAAGCTGAACCCTTCTATCCAAATAATGTGGACGGGTGACCGTGTCATTTCTGATATAACCAAAGACGGCATAGCTTGGATCAACGCACGCATCAAACGTCCGGCGTATATTTGGTGGAACTTTCCGGTATCAGATTACGTACGCGACCATCTTTTACTCGGACCGGTCTATGGCAACGACACGCAGATTGCCGATCAGATGTCAGGCTTTGTCACCAATCCCATGGAACATGCCGAAGCATCCAAAATTGCAATTTACAGTGTAGCCGACTATGCATGGAATCCTGAAAAATACAACAGTGAACAGACATGGAAAGATGCTATCCGTACCATTCTGCCAAGTGCCGCAGACGAATTGGAATTTTTTGCAGCACATAACTCCGACTTGGGACCGAACGGACATAAATACCGTAGGGACGAATCTGTCGAATTGCAGCCGTTATCACAACGTTTTCTCGATAGCTACCTGAAAAACGGTTCATATACCGAAGCTGACTTCAACGCTTTGGAAGCAACTTTCGGAAAGATGGTAGAGTCCGGTGACATTTTGATGACCAACACAGGGAATCGTCCCCTCATTGTTGAAATGATGCCTTGGCTCCGTCAGTTTAAATTATTGGGCGAAACCGGGCAAGAAGTTCTGGCTATGGCCAAAGCTTATAAAAAAGGGGACAACTCACTCTTTATCCGGAAATACCGTCATGTGAAAGCACTGCAACAGCAAATGTTCCAGGTAGATCAAACCTATAACCAGAATCCTTACCAACCGGGTGTAAAAACAGCAACTAAAGTGATCAAACCACTGATAGATCAAACATTTACCACGGTCACCGAACGCTATAATAAGGAGCACGGTACACAATTGGATGCCGCAACAGACTATATGCCCCACAAACTGGTAAGTGACGTAGAGCAATTACGCAATCAGCCGTTACAGATCAAAACCAACCGTGTATTGGTATCACCTGCCAACGAAGTAATTAAATGGGGAGCCGGATGCACGCTGACCATCGAACTGGATCAAGCTTATCCGGGAGAAAATCTGGATATAGATTTCGGTAAACCGGACGTGGCTGCCTGGGGACAACTTGAAATTTCGGCTGATGGCAAAGAATGGCAGAAGGTCGATTTCAAACAGGAAAAGAACCGCATCACCTTGAACTTGAAACAAACACCTGTGAAAGCTGTACGTTTCAGTAATGTCGGCAATGCGGAACAAGAAGTTTACCTGCGCCGCTTCATGATTACTCTGGACAAATAG
- a CDS encoding FimB/Mfa2 family fimbrial subunit, with product MKIQYIIGILIAFLFASCSHEEEEQKPAYGKIDVAVSVTLPQPESVNTLTRAGGPYTDTDIKNADLLIFDKDAKFMERVKVENDRLVITGTGINFTVRLDATSERRIIHLVANGRSADGTSDRLNFGDITPGMTENAAISSLQTASLEHVDEGESTLLNHVMPLVMWGRFALNGINIVTKAEGVKLLRSTACIQVKKGNGGGNTGLDDFVIEGITVHQGACHGFLAPTDCTGEVNTPVVTNPVTGGIYLDYRKGWVNGAEPSLYIYERNCSASDYMGVVIAARYKGKKGYYKVVMNGNDGSPLNIVRNHRYIVTVVGVNGPGYESPDIAVASAPSNALKVELTDEDTDLPCIVADGQYRMASSNNVFSLYGKTGVTTSATGVDICTVYSSRGIQPVLTLPDDCNWLTNLSAQALGSNKYKITGDFTSAANDAVATTLTMTCDNLSQPVRVSWNPIISDQKDTDSFVLDLVGSTDRNWTVRVLNPTSPGWLFLHPSAASPGALPGDGMVSELSSKYSSHAYLHVAFGASRRGTVQMTSASSGETVARKIVVIQ from the coding sequence ATGAAAATACAATATATAATAGGTATACTGATTGCTTTTCTGTTTGCCTCGTGCAGTCATGAAGAGGAGGAACAGAAACCCGCTTATGGAAAGATAGATGTTGCTGTTTCGGTAACCCTACCGCAACCGGAGTCAGTAAATACTCTTACTCGTGCCGGTGGTCCGTATACGGATACCGATATTAAGAACGCAGACTTGTTGATATTCGACAAAGACGCAAAGTTTATGGAACGCGTCAAAGTAGAGAATGACAGGTTGGTGATCACCGGAACGGGGATTAATTTCACAGTCCGTTTGGATGCCACTTCAGAACGGCGTATCATTCATCTGGTTGCAAACGGTCGGAGTGCTGATGGCACTTCGGATCGCTTGAACTTTGGTGATATAACTCCCGGTATGACAGAAAATGCGGCTATCTCTTCCTTGCAGACAGCCTCGCTCGAACATGTGGATGAAGGAGAGAGCACATTGTTAAACCATGTAATGCCTTTGGTCATGTGGGGACGTTTTGCATTGAACGGAATCAATATCGTAACGAAAGCAGAGGGTGTGAAACTGTTGCGTTCCACAGCATGTATACAAGTGAAGAAGGGTAATGGAGGTGGGAATACCGGACTGGATGATTTTGTCATCGAGGGAATTACTGTACATCAGGGGGCCTGTCATGGCTTCCTGGCTCCGACCGATTGCACAGGAGAAGTAAATACTCCCGTTGTCACAAATCCGGTTACCGGTGGAATCTATCTGGATTATCGTAAGGGTTGGGTTAATGGTGCGGAACCATCTTTATACATTTATGAGCGCAATTGTTCGGCTTCCGACTATATGGGAGTAGTGATTGCAGCCCGGTATAAGGGGAAAAAGGGCTACTATAAGGTAGTGATGAACGGTAATGACGGAAGTCCTTTGAACATTGTACGCAACCACCGCTATATTGTTACAGTGGTGGGAGTCAATGGTCCGGGATATGAAAGTCCGGATATTGCTGTGGCTTCTGCACCTTCGAATGCTTTGAAAGTGGAGTTGACGGATGAAGACACGGATCTGCCCTGTATTGTGGCCGACGGTCAATACCGTATGGCATCGTCTAATAATGTATTCAGCCTATATGGAAAAACAGGTGTGACTACATCGGCAACTGGTGTGGATATTTGTACCGTATATTCCAGTCGTGGTATTCAGCCGGTTCTGACCCTTCCTGACGATTGTAATTGGTTGACAAACCTGTCTGCCCAGGCTTTGGGAAGTAACAAATATAAAATTACGGGGGATTTTACCTCAGCGGCTAATGATGCCGTAGCTACAACCTTGACTATGACGTGTGATAATCTGTCTCAGCCGGTTCGTGTCAGTTGGAATCCCATCATATCGGATCAGAAAGATACCGATTCGTTTGTCCTCGATTTGGTCGGTTCAACCGATCGTAACTGGACGGTACGGGTGTTGAATCCGACATCTCCCGGCTGGCTCTTTCTACACCCATCCGCCGCATCTCCCGGAGCTCTTCCGGGAGACGGCATGGTGTCGGAGCTCAGTAGCAAATACAGTTCGCATGCTTATTTGCATGTAGCTTTCGGAGCGAGCAGGAGAGGGACTGTACAGATGACTTCCGCCTCCAGCGGGGAAACTGTAGCCCGTAAGATAGTAGTTATTCAATAG
- a CDS encoding BACON domain-containing protein, whose product MHSRSVYRMQNVRQSLRFGNKMILGEKNALHLECKVFLSAQKKMDEKRTMTGKRIYTGLMGLLLFLAFACTDDRESPGETNGNPSLVFRMTRASADIINNTQVYLFDGDGATAGQFRQKVPDVTYAADRLTMPVAAGTWDITLVSADGDVNSGLVQPVRGQARSSLKMWETRSAGGSLPSMPELRTAYITGQQVIAGQDNVASETALLSRNVALVKVVIADAGGLDINGTHTMKLTNVPTTLNWEGGLYPNKNNPTVSAEPMTGTFTIHNNTAMAGHQYSDTLRFIVPAHKGTDYLNALPTDTTTSHLKLSVDLASEGGTRFEKTDVVIPRVPRVNGILLVRIFLGGKLDVSTEILNWQDTQLEADLSQTQLYTDKASVGMAFKDTIHVNTNAREYTVEKAPEATWITSVKKLDGNAVEITADLDSYVDNHPRTSYITIKANNVTKKIPVTQRPDRGTIKVSEHKLIFCPKVHEKRSVEVKSIGGDWIFLGSSPKATSDIQNGVKGNTTVNFTRTSTIKPDDFDTCYGDGQIVVKNKTTLDTDTISLVNCYIHVDDGVINALAPTGSAQTAVTNSQDVTVLGGSRNIIFDSWESWIHSDLRWNPLTQVLTMTTDREPSDEARDGSLTFHHADCPDYQVTVKVHQDIIVTIPPFDYFVVKFMWDRADVDIAVEFQGNNVSGDGSNNSSYDKKPVGWSKNQTVNYNGKLLLQWGGDARQGQGETAFFNAPVLEGDVNSPRKIKLDVYATWYSSGIAPAPMTFEMTAYKGGTMSKGTAETGDYNKYNYYNEGGERLYNDTYRVLITTTGGNGTYDQGGYTKVATIVYDRIKHSASVTVLAAAPANTRSSHSVKVPFRPEEKPFWTPVIVNTYSDNYQGERR is encoded by the coding sequence GTGCACAGCCGATCAGTGTATCGGATGCAGAACGTACGGCAGAGTTTACGATTCGGAAATAAAATGATTCTTGGGGAGAAGAATGCCTTGCATCTCGAGTGTAAGGTATTCTTGTCCGCTCAGAAGAAAATGGATGAAAAAAGAACTATGACAGGAAAAAGAATATATACAGGGTTGATGGGCTTGCTGCTTTTTCTGGCGTTTGCTTGTACGGATGACAGGGAATCGCCGGGGGAAACCAATGGTAATCCTTCATTGGTTTTCAGGATGACAAGAGCTTCAGCAGACATTATCAATAATACGCAAGTCTATCTGTTTGATGGAGATGGAGCTACTGCCGGACAATTCAGGCAGAAAGTGCCGGATGTGACTTACGCTGCAGACCGCCTCACTATGCCGGTTGCGGCGGGGACATGGGATATTACATTGGTCAGTGCTGACGGAGATGTAAACAGTGGATTGGTACAACCTGTCCGTGGACAGGCACGTTCGTCACTGAAAATGTGGGAAACACGTTCTGCCGGTGGGAGTTTGCCGTCTATGCCTGAGCTGCGTACGGCTTATATTACCGGACAGCAGGTTATTGCCGGTCAGGATAATGTCGCTTCCGAAACAGCATTGCTTTCACGGAACGTTGCATTGGTCAAAGTCGTGATAGCCGATGCCGGAGGACTGGATATTAATGGCACTCACACGATGAAATTGACTAATGTGCCTACGACTCTTAACTGGGAAGGAGGGTTATATCCCAATAAAAACAATCCTACTGTGAGTGCGGAGCCTATGACCGGTACTTTTACTATACATAATAATACTGCAATGGCCGGTCATCAGTACAGTGATACGCTTCGGTTTATTGTGCCGGCTCATAAAGGAACTGATTATCTGAATGCACTTCCGACCGACACAACTACCAGTCATCTTAAACTGAGTGTCGATCTGGCCAGTGAAGGAGGAACACGTTTTGAGAAGACGGATGTGGTAATCCCTCGGGTTCCACGAGTAAACGGAATTTTGTTGGTACGCATTTTCCTTGGTGGAAAGCTCGATGTCTCCACTGAGATATTGAACTGGCAGGATACACAGTTGGAAGCTGATTTGTCACAGACCCAACTTTATACGGATAAAGCTTCGGTGGGGATGGCATTTAAAGATACAATACATGTAAATACCAATGCTCGCGAATATACAGTGGAGAAGGCACCTGAGGCCACGTGGATTACTTCGGTGAAAAAGTTGGATGGGAATGCGGTGGAAATTACTGCTGATCTGGATAGCTATGTGGATAATCATCCGCGTACTTCGTATATTACCATTAAGGCCAATAATGTGACCAAGAAAATACCGGTAACACAAAGACCGGATAGAGGTACGATTAAAGTTAGTGAACATAAACTTATCTTTTGTCCTAAAGTACACGAAAAACGTTCGGTGGAAGTTAAGAGTATTGGAGGTGACTGGATATTCTTAGGTAGTAGTCCCAAAGCGACTTCAGACATACAGAATGGGGTAAAAGGAAATACCACAGTTAACTTTACACGTACTTCGACGATTAAGCCGGATGATTTTGATACTTGTTATGGAGATGGTCAGATTGTTGTGAAGAATAAAACAACGCTTGATACGGATACGATTTCGTTAGTGAACTGCTATATTCATGTGGATGATGGGGTAATAAATGCACTTGCTCCAACAGGTTCAGCGCAGACTGCAGTCACTAATTCACAGGATGTGACTGTATTGGGTGGTAGTAGAAATATTATTTTCGATTCATGGGAGTCTTGGATTCATAGTGATTTGAGATGGAATCCGTTAACACAAGTGCTGACTATGACAACAGACCGTGAACCTTCTGATGAGGCCCGTGACGGATCGTTAACTTTCCATCATGCAGATTGCCCGGATTATCAGGTTACGGTAAAAGTACACCAGGATATTATTGTAACAATTCCTCCTTTTGACTATTTTGTTGTTAAATTTATGTGGGATAGGGCTGATGTGGATATTGCGGTTGAATTCCAAGGTAATAATGTATCTGGTGATGGAAGTAATAATTCTTCTTATGATAAAAAGCCCGTTGGATGGAGCAAGAATCAGACTGTTAATTATAATGGCAAACTGCTGCTACAGTGGGGTGGTGATGCACGTCAAGGACAGGGAGAAACTGCATTTTTTAATGCCCCTGTATTGGAAGGCGATGTAAACTCTCCCCGAAAAATAAAATTGGATGTTTATGCAACATGGTATAGTTCAGGGATAGCACCTGCTCCTATGACTTTTGAGATGACTGCTTATAAAGGAGGAACAATGTCTAAAGGAACTGCTGAAACCGGGGATTATAATAAATATAATTATTATAATGAAGGTGGTGAAAGGTTGTATAATGATACTTATCGGGTACTTATTACTACTACCGGAGGTAATGGAACGTATGATCAAGGGGGGTATACAAAAGTTGCAACAATTGTATATGACCGTATTAAACATTCGGCATCTGTAACAGTACTTGCTGCTGCCCCTGCCAATACTCGCTCGTCTCATTCGGTTAAGGTTCCGTTCCGACCGGAAGAAAAGCCCTTCTGGACTCCTGTAATCGTGAATACTTATTCCGATAATTATCAGGGGGAGAGGAGATAG
- a CDS encoding Calx-beta domain-containing protein: protein MKKTRIHRVWILFLLGIMACLQVRAQYMPVVFDKKYGDKNQIQLVCPLAGDEVAMVGKEGQKYNLTWIGREGEVLFSLPLAGFTAVNELTELEDNRILLVGQSAVMNTKGRKDNVTLSGRAVILDRSGHIVTNIYAGGQGSELMKGALLRSGSLILSGMEPKGGNSRQGILLKVDKSGRVIYQYKNAGSGYCDQFEVLGNTTEYICAAFSGDKEKEQTTVVRLDDKGKPYYVTVIPAKRFIVTGMNANINDGSVIVTGNSSTDGGIIYKIRPEGDIVFAKTLIPANQGSVMLNQLQVARNGNILVGGSGSKGYYALLRNDGTALYSGTSNGGVRGVGMNRTTGESVVTTYDVNARRGTFVRILPTGKAEFDRTIDGNFDKVKVTNNGEVLLLSSDEGRVCMYSATGEKEFDRYVTDNKPTVYRQALTASSGELLFLGSGSRLVKLGHGLYVSDVKITKPVNGTATAVFTVTLTGYATTKEGAPVPVSVGYATREASATTANNFTPVKGKLSFTPSRGTADRYLVKQDIEVPVKANDLIEGVKDFELLLSDVQQSYLVKPVGKAVIEDQQAVVKLVRTERGEEGSKDILYELGLFKTDGTPLTNATGANIIVDGIYGEGTADALDFDMGLTPRVIFANGSQKSSFNVRTLEDTRYELPKTVVVNFNKVHSLSGSNVAFDGELLSCSGIVVDQPARLAIASLGDHRVNNNVVSGFFTVSLLRASDGALLTNATGSDIIVNCVTLPDATAKEGKDFVFTNLHDLRISGDGNHSSANVNGVVLFSTDTLEKQVKLKIKSVNQPTGAQPISVSDAERTAEFTIRK from the coding sequence ATGAAGAAGACAAGAATTCATAGAGTGTGGATACTGTTCCTGCTGGGCATCATGGCCTGTCTGCAAGTGAGAGCCCAATATATGCCGGTGGTTTTCGATAAGAAGTATGGCGATAAGAATCAGATTCAGCTGGTTTGTCCCTTAGCCGGTGACGAAGTGGCCATGGTGGGTAAAGAGGGACAGAAGTATAACCTTACCTGGATAGGCAGAGAGGGAGAAGTGCTCTTTTCATTGCCGCTGGCCGGATTTACCGCTGTTAACGAGTTGACAGAGTTGGAGGATAACCGTATCCTGCTTGTCGGGCAATCTGCTGTGATGAATACAAAAGGCAGAAAAGACAATGTGACACTAAGCGGACGGGCGGTCATATTGGATCGTAGCGGTCATATTGTTACCAATATTTATGCAGGAGGACAAGGGAGTGAACTCATGAAGGGAGCCTTGCTGCGTAGCGGGTCATTGATACTTTCCGGTATGGAGCCGAAAGGAGGAAATAGCCGGCAAGGTATTCTTCTGAAAGTGGATAAATCGGGTAGAGTGATTTATCAGTACAAGAATGCCGGAAGTGGTTATTGTGATCAATTCGAGGTGCTGGGCAATACGACTGAATATATATGTGCGGCTTTCTCCGGAGACAAGGAGAAAGAACAGACAACAGTGGTCCGGTTAGATGATAAAGGGAAGCCTTATTATGTAACTGTTATTCCGGCTAAGCGGTTCATCGTGACAGGTATGAATGCCAATATCAATGACGGTTCGGTGATTGTTACCGGTAATTCATCGACTGATGGAGGCATCATTTATAAAATACGGCCGGAAGGTGATATTGTTTTTGCCAAAACACTGATACCCGCCAACCAGGGATCGGTGATGCTTAATCAGCTTCAGGTGGCTCGCAATGGTAATATATTGGTAGGTGGAAGTGGCAGTAAAGGATACTATGCCTTGTTGAGAAATGACGGAACAGCTTTATATTCCGGTACCTCGAATGGAGGTGTGAGAGGTGTGGGTATGAACCGGACTACGGGTGAATCGGTGGTAACAACTTATGATGTCAATGCACGCAGAGGAACGTTTGTCCGTATATTGCCGACGGGTAAAGCTGAGTTTGACCGCACTATTGATGGTAATTTTGATAAGGTTAAGGTAACTAATAACGGTGAAGTGTTACTGCTGTCTTCGGATGAAGGTCGGGTTTGTATGTATTCTGCTACGGGTGAAAAAGAATTTGACCGTTATGTGACGGACAATAAACCTACTGTTTATCGTCAGGCATTGACTGCATCGTCCGGTGAGTTACTTTTTCTGGGCAGTGGCAGTCGCCTTGTCAAACTGGGACATGGACTCTATGTTTCGGATGTGAAAATAACCAAGCCGGTAAACGGAACGGCTACTGCGGTATTTACTGTCACGCTGACAGGATATGCCACTACAAAGGAAGGGGCTCCTGTTCCTGTAAGTGTAGGATATGCCACTCGTGAAGCATCTGCTACAACAGCTAATAATTTTACTCCGGTAAAGGGAAAACTGTCTTTCACCCCTTCACGCGGGACGGCGGATCGCTATCTGGTGAAACAGGATATCGAGGTTCCGGTAAAAGCGAATGATCTGATCGAAGGCGTGAAAGACTTTGAACTGCTATTGTCGGATGTTCAGCAGAGTTATCTGGTGAAGCCTGTAGGGAAAGCGGTTATCGAAGATCAGCAGGCAGTTGTGAAGTTGGTACGTACCGAGCGTGGAGAAGAGGGATCCAAAGATATTTTATATGAACTGGGATTATTTAAAACCGACGGAACTCCTTTGACCAATGCTACGGGGGCAAATATTATAGTAGATGGTATATATGGAGAAGGCACAGCCGATGCGCTCGATTTCGATATGGGATTGACTCCTAGAGTGATATTTGCCAATGGTTCGCAAAAATCATCCTTTAATGTCAGGACATTGGAGGACACCCGCTATGAACTTCCTAAAACCGTGGTAGTGAATTTTAATAAAGTACATAGCCTGAGTGGTTCTAATGTTGCTTTTGATGGTGAACTGTTGAGTTGCAGTGGAATTGTCGTCGATCAGCCGGCACGTCTGGCCATTGCTTCATTGGGTGACCACAGAGTGAATAATAATGTGGTGTCGGGCTTCTTCACTGTTTCGCTGTTGCGTGCTTCAGACGGAGCTTTATTGACCAATGCCACAGGTAGTGATATCATTGTTAACTGTGTGACATTGCCCGATGCTACGGCAAAAGAAGGAAAAGACTTTGTCTTTACCAACCTGCATGACCTACGTATCAGTGGAGACGGTAACCATAGCTCCGCCAATGTGAATGGAGTGGTATTGTTCAGCACGGATACTTTGGAAAAACAGGTGAAACTGAAAATCAAATCTGTAAACCAACCTACAGGTGCACAGCCGATCAGTGTATCGGATGCAGAACGTACGGCAGAGTTTACGATTCGGAAATAA
- a CDS encoding OmpA family protein yields MRKKKIQILLSAAAFLFLMGGTMPSVAQERKIGRVERRADRNFIRQKFDKAMAQYETAIRREKDEAGQAALHLKTARLYFMVREYGRASEHYDKAMSLRPDLLGVDDVCDYVDALRFQGQARKAEAICLDNAYKDIYSRYQRYQNTLEALAMRHSVQEDPGFSAKRLLLNTSNAEFWVGNYGEQPFYAISYSKFNDPGKLFFHRTHYYALDEPGETGVETQKPPRYYGYFRKIPADLQNGPVTFSPDMKSMVATVIEYDKEKTTVEMANRKLRPFRTKLFYSVLKNKKKRFTKYVPAFPQEEMSSYAHPYLFNEGKSLLFTSDMPGGYGGFDLYVVHWDEEAQAWGTPVNLGPDVNTEGDEIFPVIYKGRLIFSSNGLPGFGGYDLFSAYYDKDGVIPGSISHFPYPVNSVFNDYYMCPLDLRTAYFVSDREMASRDDIYYLRTVEDLGTQQGMPFYGMSEENAILGGALLLNGTTETVSPESVTLKQYAPEGLLMTLYFDFDSDELTDESVRRLEQFINEMGTYQFSELRFDGFADEIGSDSYNYSLSERRAESVAEFLRNHGLNVRFGIQAHGRIKLSPEEVKEEIEYHRWPEGGIDWIQVNRRARRVEIYNKR; encoded by the coding sequence ATGAGAAAGAAGAAGATACAGATTCTCCTGTCGGCTGCCGCATTCCTTTTTCTGATGGGAGGGACTATGCCTTCCGTTGCGCAGGAGCGGAAGATAGGGCGGGTAGAACGGCGGGCAGACCGTAATTTTATCAGGCAGAAATTTGATAAAGCGATGGCTCAGTATGAAACGGCTATCAGGCGTGAAAAAGATGAGGCCGGTCAGGCTGCGCTTCATCTCAAAACAGCGCGTTTGTATTTCATGGTAAGGGAATATGGTCGCGCCTCGGAGCATTATGATAAAGCAATGAGCTTGCGTCCGGATTTGCTCGGGGTAGATGATGTCTGTGATTATGTGGATGCTCTGCGTTTTCAGGGACAAGCCCGCAAAGCAGAAGCCATTTGCCTGGATAATGCCTATAAAGACATATATAGCCGCTATCAGCGCTATCAGAATACATTGGAGGCACTTGCCATGCGCCATTCGGTTCAGGAAGATCCCGGGTTTTCGGCAAAACGCTTATTACTGAATACATCGAACGCTGAATTTTGGGTTGGTAATTATGGGGAACAACCGTTTTATGCCATTAGTTACAGTAAATTCAATGATCCGGGGAAATTATTCTTCCATCGTACTCACTATTATGCACTTGACGAACCCGGTGAAACCGGTGTTGAGACTCAGAAACCTCCAAGATATTATGGCTATTTCCGGAAAATACCTGCTGACTTACAGAATGGTCCAGTGACCTTTTCGCCGGATATGAAGTCGATGGTAGCTACGGTTATCGAGTATGATAAAGAGAAGACAACCGTAGAGATGGCAAACCGGAAGCTACGTCCTTTCCGTACAAAGTTGTTTTACTCTGTGCTAAAGAACAAGAAGAAACGATTTACGAAGTATGTTCCGGCTTTTCCACAGGAAGAGATGTCTTCGTATGCCCACCCTTACCTGTTTAATGAAGGCAAATCATTGTTGTTTACCTCTGACATGCCCGGAGGATACGGTGGGTTCGACCTGTATGTTGTCCATTGGGATGAAGAGGCTCAGGCATGGGGGACTCCTGTTAATCTGGGACCGGATGTCAACACGGAAGGCGATGAGATCTTTCCTGTAATCTATAAAGGACGTCTTATCTTTTCGTCTAACGGATTGCCGGGATTCGGTGGTTATGATCTGTTCAGTGCTTATTATGATAAAGATGGAGTGATTCCGGGCAGTATCAGCCATTTTCCTTATCCGGTAAATTCCGTCTTCAACGATTATTATATGTGTCCGCTTGACTTGCGAACAGCCTATTTTGTATCCGATCGTGAAATGGCTTCAAGAGACGATATCTATTACCTCCGTACAGTAGAGGATCTGGGAACCCAGCAAGGGATGCCTTTTTACGGGATGAGTGAGGAAAATGCAATTTTAGGTGGCGCTTTGTTGTTGAACGGCACTACGGAAACTGTTTCTCCGGAGTCTGTCACACTGAAGCAGTATGCGCCGGAAGGATTGCTGATGACTCTCTATTTTGATTTCGATTCGGATGAGTTGACCGATGAATCTGTACGGAGACTCGAGCAATTTATCAATGAAATGGGTACTTACCAATTTTCCGAACTTAGGTTTGATGGTTTTGCCGATGAGATAGGTAGTGACAGTTATAACTATTCATTGTCAGAGCGAAGGGCGGAAAGTGTTGCGGAGTTTCTGCGCAATCATGGTTTAAACGTACGTTTCGGCATACAGGCTCATGGAAGGATAAAGCTTTCTCCAGAAGAGGTGAAAGAGGAAATTGAGTATCATCGCTGGCCGGAGGGAGGTATCGATTGGATACAGGTGAACCGTAGGGCAAGGCGTGTCGAAATATATAATAAGAGGTAG